In a single window of the Planctomycetota bacterium genome:
- a CDS encoding sigma-70 family RNA polymerase sigma factor, with translation MEVDLAACARGDPAAWSAFVRRAAPILRHAVTRTFARHGRSGEEADVEEAVQEVYVRLVKDDYRLLRTFDPLRASLATWLTVVARSAALDFLRRGAAGSPLEGDPPAPPPAPRADPVEVPAGLLSPRQELVLRMLFDEGKSPKEAASILGVDVQTVRSAKHKALTALRRHFGGGK, from the coding sequence ATGGAGGTCGACCTTGCGGCGTGCGCGCGTGGAGATCCGGCGGCCTGGAGCGCGTTCGTCCGGCGCGCCGCTCCGATCCTCCGCCATGCGGTCACCCGCACCTTCGCCCGGCACGGCCGATCGGGCGAAGAGGCCGACGTCGAGGAGGCCGTTCAGGAGGTGTACGTCCGCCTGGTGAAGGACGACTACCGGCTGCTTCGGACGTTCGATCCCCTGCGGGCTTCGCTGGCCACGTGGCTGACCGTCGTGGCGCGGAGCGCGGCGCTGGATTTCCTGCGCCGCGGGGCCGCGGGTTCGCCCCTGGAGGGGGATCCCCCCGCCCCGCCGCCGGCGCCCCGCGCGGACCCCGTGGAGGTGCCGGCCGGCCTTCTGAGTCCCCGCCAGGAGCTGGTCCTGCGGATGCTCTTCGACGAGGGAAAGAGTCCCAAGGAGGCGGCGTCGATTCTGGGGGTGGACGTTCAGACCGTGCGAAGCGCCAAGCACAAGGCGTTGACGGCGCTGCGCCGCCACTTCGGAGGCGGGAAGTGA